One genomic segment of Pedobacter endophyticus includes these proteins:
- a CDS encoding 1-deoxy-D-xylulose-5-phosphate reductoisomerase: MKNISILGSTGSIGTQALEVVRDNPDIFKVSVLSALKNAELLIQQAKAFKPEVVVICDEGQYLHVKESLSPSGIKVLAGEDALSEVAAYPQSDIVLTALMGSVGLKPTIAAIKAGKNIALANKETLVVAGEYITALAKAHQVKILPVDSEHSAIFQCLVGEEQNEIEKIYLTASGGPFIGKDRNFLSSVKKEQALKHPNWVMGAKITIDSASLMNKGLEVIEARWLFDLDVDQIDVIVHPQSIIHSIVQFNDGSMKAQMGVPDMKLPIQYALNYPDRLKNTFKRFNFLDYPNFSFQKADLETFRNLNLAFQSLRKGGNMPCILNAANEVVVAAFLKDEIGFLQMSEVIEKCMEEIGFIAKPQLSDYLETDKHSRILAGELVTKNIN; this comes from the coding sequence TTGAAAAATATTTCCATATTAGGCTCTACGGGAAGCATAGGCACACAAGCCCTCGAAGTTGTTCGCGATAATCCGGACATTTTTAAGGTTTCGGTATTATCTGCGTTAAAAAATGCAGAACTACTTATTCAGCAGGCAAAGGCATTTAAACCCGAGGTTGTTGTAATTTGCGATGAAGGCCAGTATTTGCACGTAAAAGAATCATTATCACCATCAGGCATTAAGGTTTTGGCAGGAGAGGATGCTTTATCTGAGGTGGCTGCCTATCCGCAAAGCGATATTGTATTAACAGCCTTAATGGGCTCGGTTGGCTTAAAGCCGACTATTGCCGCTATCAAGGCAGGTAAAAACATTGCGCTCGCCAACAAGGAAACGCTGGTTGTGGCGGGAGAATACATCACTGCTCTAGCCAAAGCGCATCAGGTAAAAATACTTCCGGTTGATTCGGAGCATTCTGCAATTTTTCAATGTTTGGTGGGTGAGGAGCAAAATGAAATTGAAAAAATCTATTTAACCGCTTCTGGTGGCCCATTTATAGGAAAAGACCGCAATTTTTTGTCAAGCGTTAAAAAAGAACAGGCTTTAAAACACCCTAACTGGGTAATGGGGGCAAAAATAACTATCGATTCGGCCTCTTTAATGAACAAGGGTCTGGAGGTAATTGAGGCTCGGTGGTTGTTCGATCTCGATGTTGATCAAATAGACGTAATCGTTCACCCGCAATCCATAATTCACTCCATTGTGCAGTTTAACGATGGATCTATGAAAGCGCAAATGGGCGTTCCCGACATGAAATTGCCTATTCAGTATGCATTAAACTATCCCGATAGGCTAAAAAACACTTTTAAGCGTTTTAACTTTTTAGACTACCCGAATTTTAGTTTTCAGAAAGCAGATTTGGAAACTTTTAGAAACCTCAACCTGGCTTTTCAATCGTTGAGAAAAGGCGGCAACATGCCCTGTATATTAAATGCAGCCAATGAAGTTGTGGTAGCCGCTTTTTTAAAAGACGAAATTGGTTTCCTCCAAATGAGCGAAGTAATTGAGAAGTGTATGGAAGAAATCGGGTTCATAGCAAAACCACAATTGAGCGATTATTTAGAAACTGACAAACATAGCCGTATCTTAGCCGGCGAATTAGTAACAAAAAATATAAATTAA